CCGTCCCCGTCCATCATGTCTTCTGCAGCTTCGGAGCCTCCGTCTTCTACCTCAACATGTACGCCAGCATCCTGTTCATCGGGTACATCGCAGCCAACAGGTAGGACTCTGAAGGCAGGTCTGTTCTTAGGACGTTTCTGAGGGTTTGTACTGTGCTTGTAAACTTGAAAGACAAGATTAATagaaagaatagaatagaatagaatagaatagaatagaatagaatagaatgaaTAGAAACCTCTAGTTGTccctcagtggggaaattgTGGTTTGCAACAGCAGcatagtgcagaaaagtaaaatataaatatagattaaaaaagtagaatagaaaagaacagaaaaatagaaaaatatacaaTTCTTGATTGTTACAAAGTAGTGTTTGCAACAGAAAGTGATTGGATTGTGACGCAAAGTATTAATGACAAACCGAATAAGTGTTGAATTGCACAACCGATGAGGAAGAGATGGTAGAGCTGCTCTGTCcctttattaatatatatatatatataatatatgtatacatGGTGCACTTAGCAGGAATAACCTACATTAGTTCATGGTATGCATGCTTCAGAAGTGATGAGGATGTGTGTGATGATGTGTTTCAAACATGTTACAGAACAGAGAAGCTCCTTCAGTCACTTATTAAAACAACTCAAACAAGGTGCATCCAAACACCTTTCACCGTGCTCCACTTCTTCCACATGTTGTTATGTCACATCCTTAGATTTGAATATGATGCCACCAGCTTGGTCCAGCTGTCACCCATTcctttctccagctcctccccaGCTCTTCAGGTTGGATGTGAGACCATGTTTAGATCTTTCCACAGGTACAGAGTCTGATTCTAGACTGGACTCTGGGACACTCAGGGACATCCTGAAGCCGCTCTGTCCTTCCATATGTTGATCTCCTGCTGCGTTTTAACGCACATGCACGAACATGTATGCTGCCTGTTAGAATCGCTCTTGCCCATTTCTaactatttcttatttttctctatctttttaacttaatttgttCTAACTTTTCTGTTAAGTAATTTtgccctgggatcaataaagtaattctgattctgaaagaTGAACCGTGGACCAGGTTTCCATCCAGGATGGTTCATTCTTCCCTCTTCCCGACTAGTTCCTACATCTTGTCCCACAGCCtaatgctgccaccaccatgcttcactgtaggGATGCTACTGGCCTGGTGATGAGTGGCACCTGGTTTCCTCCAAACATGACGCCTGGTATTCACGTCAAACAGCTCAATCTTTGCTTCTCATGGTCTGAGAGTCCGTCAGGTGCCTTTTACTAATCAAAGTTTTTATCCTTAACATAAAACACCTTTTAATGTGTCAACTTCAATCACTATGAGAATTTTAATCAACTagagacattgtttatttatccctcaTATGGGACATGTCCTTGTCACTGTAGCACAGAATTAGATCAGactatatacaaaaaataaataaaaacactgaaatataaaaaatatacaaaaactaaCAGCAGtctgaaaatagaaatataaagacattctgTATGTATGTAGGAAGTAAAATGGGTTTGGTAATTGATTGGTAATAGAATATTCTAAAAGGTAGACAGCATTTATTGTCCTACACCATTCAGAGCTGTAGAAACATGTCCTGGTTGACCAGTGGACATCGATGCTCTGGATTTTTCTCGTTAAAACGTCACCAAGTTCCTTCCAGCTGATGATCTCTGAGTTGAAGGTGTGTTTCCTGTCTTCTCTGCAGGTATCTGAAGATTGTCCATCCTCTAGGAACCCACGTCCTGCAGAAGGTCCGAGCCGCTCGCATCCTCTCCATGGTAACCTGGGGTTTTCTCCTGGCCATGACAGCCACTTACATCCTGATGTCTAACCTCAGCCAGGGACCACAGGACTCCAACAAAGTGAGATGTGAGGCCATGCACGATAAACATCTGAGCGTCCTCTACAAAGTCATCCACTCCTGCTCCGCCGCCGTCTTCCTGCTCGTCCTCGTGTCTCTGGTCTTCTTCTACTACAGAATCTCCCGCCGCCTGTCGCAGGCCCAGCAGAGGCAGCTGGCATCCTCCGGCTCCAAGAAGCTGGAAAAGTCTCAGAGGAACATGCTGGTGCTGGTCAGTGTCTTCTGCGTTTGCTTCGTCCCCTACCACCTGCTCCGCATCCCCTACGCCTTCATGGAGGGATGGCACTGCTCGGAGAGCCTGGAGATCCTGAAGAGGTTGTCCATCGTTCTGTCTGTATTCAACGTCTGCCTGGACCCCCTCATCTACTTCATTTTCTGTAAGACCTTCCGGGCTCAGCTGAACCTGAGAAGAATGTTTTCTGTCAGACCACCACGTTCTGATGTCATCAACCAGCCCTCATCGTCTTCAGGAACCAGAGCTCCTCAAGATCTTGATTGTACCTCCACTTCGTGTCCATGAATGGGACTGAAGACAAGGACATAGATACTTTGGTCAGTACCCCATACTCCCTCACACAGAGCAGCCCCTGCCCCTACCACCACCATACAAACCCATGATCCTATTCTGTAAATACAGGAATCATTGTTTCCAGACTCCTTGGAGTAACCGTAAGATTTCCTCATATTTGGGACACACCCTCTGGTTTTTGCGACCCACTTTCCTCCACCACCATGTCAACCAACAGGTTCTTAAGTCAGTGCCTCTGAAGTTAAGGATTTTAACATGACCTCAGACTGAACTTCATGTTCTCCAGACCACACGGACCAAACTCGTGCTCCTTTGGTTGTAGGGACTGAATGGCACTGAGCAAGGGGCCATCTGCCCCATACTCCCGGAGCATCCCCCACAGGATGCCCCTGGGGACACGGTCGTAGGCCTCTCCAAATCcataaaacacatgtggaccggttgggcaaactcccatttcctcTCCAGCACCCTGGCGAAGGTAAAGAGCTGATCCATGGTTCCACAGCCGGGATGAAAACcacattgttcctcctcgatctgaggttcaaccATTGATcggaccctcttttccagcaccttgGTGTAGACTTTCCCAGGAGGCTGAAGAGTGTGATCCCCTATAGTTggaacacaccctctggtcccctttcttaaagatgggaacCACCTCCCCGGTCTGCCACTCCAGAGGCACTGCCCCCGATGACCATGTAATGTTGTAGAGTTGTGTCAACCAAGacagccctacaacatccagagccttgaGATACCCAGGGCggatctcatcctctcctgggGCTTTGCCGCCAGGTAGATGTTTCACTACCTCAGCGACTTCTGCCCCAGAGATCAGACGGTCCAACCCCGgccctctggctctgtttcctCTATGGAATAGATTAgtgggattgaggagctcctcaaagtattccttccactGCCGGACAATAGTCCAAGGAGACGTCAGCACCGAACACGGTGTGGGCAAGTTACCGTCTTCCGTCCCTGAGACGCCGGATGGTTTGCTAGAACCTCTATGGAGCCGATCGATAGTCTTCTTCCATGACTTTACCGAACTCCTCCCATACAGAGTTTTTGCCTCAGCGACTGCCCTGGCCGCAGACTGTTTAGCCATCCAGTATCCGGTAGAGCAGAACATGGCCCATCCGGACTCGATGCCCAGGTCTCCAAAAAGGGCGGgtactctgaactgctgttcGGCGCGTATGcgcaaacaacagtcaggacccGTTTCCCGACCCGAAGGTGCAGGGGAGCAACCCTTTCGTCCATCCGGTTGAGCTCCAACATACAGGCAAAGAGTCTTGTGGCAAAAAGCCCACCCCAGCCCTCCGCCTCTCACCCGgagcaactccagcaaagaagaaagTCCAGCCCCTCTCAAGGACTTGGGTTCCGGAGCCGATGCTGTGTGTTGAGGAGAGGCCAACTCTAGTCGAAAACGCTGCACCTCCTCCACAAGGTCCGGCTCCTTCCTCACCAGAGAGGTGACTTTCCATGTCCCAAAAGCCAGTTTCCATAACCAAGGATCAGACCGACAAGGCCCCCGCCTTGGTCTGCCGCCCAATCCACACTGCACCGGACCATCCCTGGACCTCCTGCGGGTGGTGGGCCCACAGGGAGGCGAGTCATGTAACCGGTTCGGGCTGAGCTCGGCTGGGCCCCATGGACAAAGGCCCGACCACCAGGCGCTCCAGGGCGGGGCCCCGGTACACTGGCTCTCATTTGAATTTCTCATTCAGGGTCTTTAGAACCAtcctatttttgtatttgttttaattgttttttaattattgaacAGTTTGATAGATATTGGTGTGGTGTTTGGATACAGTCTGGATTTGACTCTTAATGACCCAGTAACAGCTGCTGCCTATTTAGGTGTTTGCAAACTCAGCTCATATAACAGACCTGCTCAGATGGTCTGTATGAGCCTGATGAAACTGGGAGATGAAAGTGAATATTTCATCTTGTGCATCTGTTGAGTGCAGTGAAActcttgttttctctgaccCTGCTGCTGGACCCCAGAAGTGAGAGGAGTTgtcaggctgaagaaggaggcctacGGGGCTGGAAGCAGCTGACCGGTACCAGACGGCTAAACAGTCCACGGCCAGAGCAGTCAATGAGGCCAAAATCCGGGGGTGGGAGGAGTTCAGTGAGGCTATGGAAGAAGACTATTGATTAGCAACTCGCCCTGACAATTCGTCCACACTGTGTTCGGTGTGGACGGGGAGTTCCTGACGTTACGTGGggctattgtccaattttgggaTTAATACTTTAAGTAACTCCTCAATCCCAGCAACATGTATTCAACCTGGGGTTGGGTCGTCCAATCTCTGGGGTCAGAAGTCACCAAGGTGGTGAAAAGACTCCTCAGTGGCCGAGTTCCAGGAGACGATGAGATCGACCCTAGGTGTGTTAAGGCTCTGAATGTTGTAGGGCTGTACTGTCTGACACGCCTTCAGGGGCAGCGCCTCTGGAACAATGTAGTTTTCGTCCCGTTGgtggaaccatggaccagctctttaccctcgctaggctgctggaggggaaatgggagtcTGGGcaccatgatgctaacggtgctgatgctaacagtagtaaccagactgatctggtgccagtgagtttttaattagcttagcctccttagctctattgttgtgacatcacatcagtttttctcctgcatggatggaagtgaaccttcaacatgtctaaaaacaaatgtttgtcaaAACTTTTTCTGGACTTCAGCTCTAAagtgtcaaggttctatgtctgtcttttattttgtgtcttgtatcctgttttattttgttaagttgtggatttcctgtcttgtgcctccttgtctcttgattgtttattggtctcacctgtgttgattgtcctcatgtgtctcacctgtgtcttgtcatgtCTCAGCCCTCGtgttttccctttgttcctggtcGCGTCGTTAATGTTAGTTTAACGTCTCCACGTCCCATGTTTCCTGGTCCTGATTCCGCGTCTTGTTCCACGTTATCTTGCCATGTTTgatgattcttttgtatttttggtttttgctGCCGTGCGCAGcgttttttgttaattattaaaaacccaGTTTTCCTGGATTCCCtgcctcatctatagtcctccaccccaccaccccaacACCCATcctacctgacataaacatacagactggtcaacctgcaacgagggaggaaacacctggaactagattcaacatctgaccacgcgtagcattttattaacagaccagaaatgtagcgtctctgaCCGGGATCagcatttatttcttagttgtatttatattatttaaattaatattatgttTAACGTGCACGTCACAAAacgccttaaaaataaaaagttgccttttgtatgttttcattctttaagcaccagcaccgtttcaaaagtaccggtttggctccagtatcagataaaacctggaGCAGACCCAGACTATGAGGAGGTGGTTGTGCAGGTCGAAGTCCTCATGATGCTCAAGGCTTATTGATAAAGATTTTGGGAACTACTGAAGGATGAGGGacaacaaaccaaagaaaactCCAAAAGACTTGATATTTTGAGTAACGGCCGACATCTTTAAATAGATTTATTCTGATTCTAACACAGCGTCTTTGGAGAGATCAGGTTCTGTCTACAACTCATCTGAGACGAAGAGACGTGAATTTACACCCGTTGACCAACTCACACTGATCTGTTCCTAATGAGATATTTTCCAGttcacttctcttttttctAAGCGGTGGTGAAGGAGGTTTAAAAGAAGGAGCCGTGGAGCTGGAGCTCAGAGGGGAGGGCGGCGCAAACCTCATCTCGTTTTAAGCAGAAGGACGAGCTGATGTGACTTCCCGTGTCTGAGCCCAgaggacgatgatgatgatgatgaactcCTCTCAGGtttcctccttcactctctctgGCTACACTGACACCGGCCTCTTCAGATTCCCGCTGTTCCTGGTCGTCCTGCTGCTGTACGTCCTGATCGTGGCGGCGAACGTGGCTGTGATGCTGCTGATCTGTGTGAACAGGAGCTTACATGAGCCCATGTACATGTTCCTGTGCAGCctgtttgtgaatgagctgtatgGCAGCACAGGCTTGTTCCcgttcctcctggtccagatcCTCTCAGACCTCCACACGGTTTCTGCTCCGCTCTGTTTCCTGCAGATCTTCTGTGTTTATTCCTATGCTTGTGTAGAGTTTTTGAGCCTGGTGGTCATGTCGTACGACCGATACCTGGCTATCTGCTTCCCTCTGCAGTACCACACCTGTATGACGCCTCAGAGAGTGGCCCTGCTCATCGCCGGGTCCTGGTTGTTCCCTTTTGTTGCGATTGTGGTTCTGATTTCTCTGAGTGctcctctgcagctgtgtggaaacatcatcaacaacGTTTTGTGTGGGAACTACTCTGTGGTGAAGCTGGCGTGCTACGACACCAGCATCAACAACATCTACGGACTCATCTACACCATGCTCTCCGTGGTCCTGCCCCTCTTTTTAATCCTCTACACCTACGTGAAGATCCTGCGGGTCTGTTTCTCCGGCTCTAAGCAGACCCGGCAGAAAGCCATCAGCACCTGTTCGCCTCACCTGGCCTCCATCTTGAACTTTTCGTTCGGCTGCTGTTTCCAGATCATTCAGAGCAGGTTTGATATGAGCGCCGTTCCCAGTGTGTTGAGCATCCTGCTGTCGCTGTACTTCCTGTCCTGCCAGCCGCTCTTCACCCCGTTAATCTACGGCCTCAACACCACCAGAATACGAGCGGCATGGAGACGGCTGTTCCGCCCTGAACGCCGTTAAATGTGGACGCTGTCTCCGCTACGCCTCCTGGCATCTTAGAATACAACAGGatgtctttattgtcactgcaacaactacagtgaaataataagaTGCAGAGCTCCTAAGTGCCATTTAAAAGTATAACAGAAACTCACAAAAATAACAAGTATGGAAgcactgaaagacaaagactgaactgtaaaaatgtacatatgTGAACAGTGACTTGATGCAAACTGTGAAACACACATCAGGAATTATTCTGAGAGCGCTGAAGTAAATACTGATCATGTTCAGCTccaactattattattattattattattattattattactgttattattattattattattattattattactactataaACCAGAGACTGATGCAGAGCATGGAATACactgaaggagaaataaaatactgttcACTTCTTCTCATGACATGAATGTGACAAAGTGATTTATAGAACaaggaataaaaacattcaagacAAAACGACtccaacaaataataataataaaaataaataaataatagtaatagttattgttattattcataCGCAACTAAATTCAGTTCAGCTTCAAACTTGAGGTAAAAACTGTGGAAAATGCTAAATTAAATCCAACGATAGGAAACAAGCTACGTCTGTTGTATTCAGTCAGAGagtattttattataatcatATACAAAGGTGGAAATACGAGTATATAGGCTGGTATGTACAGTACGGGCAGTCAGTATACTcacacatgtatatgtatatattcaaaACAAAGTACAAATATATGTCCCTGTAAATATGTACATGTACACGtctgtatataatataataataatgtcatataTCTGATACCTTCCACCATGTATTGCCTCTGGTATtgtgctattttattttatcatatgcAGCTGTAACTGAACAGTTGAAATAAAGTACGTCTGTGTCTGAAGAGAAGAGCAATGATGAATTTCTTAACTAATGAAATGATAAGAAACTGTTAAGAGCAGCAGAGACGTCCAGCATCACAGGCAGAGCTCACACGACATGAGATGTTCCAGGTTTAGTTACAGATGAGAAGCTACAGGTTGTAAAGCTTCTCACACACGAGTCATTTAATGTCCGTTAGAGACTCAACCACTCAGATCGGCCTTTAGACCGGCCTCAGTCTCTCCTCAGTCTGGCCCCAGACCGAACCCAGACTCAACCACTCAGACCGAACTCAGTCTGGCCCCAGATCGGCCTTTAGACCGGCCCTAGACTCAACCACTCAGACCGGCCTTTTTTGAAATTTGTTAAAAAGACTTATTATGGCTGGAAAATTcatgattgattgatttctgttaataataaagtttatttaacaCAATTCATGCATAAAATCCAACACAAAGAGCTGAACAGAAAagacaataaagacatttaatagaaataaaaactaaataaaagcatgaataaaaatacaaacagaagtccattaaacacatttcaggTGAAAGTGGTGAAAAGGTGTTTCTTCATATGTGGTCTGAAGGTTTCAACAGGTCCGGAGCTCCCAGACCTTCAGGTGGACTGGTCCCTCAGGTGGACTGGTGCAGAGTTTAGGGACTTTAGGGTGAAACCTTCAGAACAATCAGGAGGTTTGGTTCTTGAAGGAACGTACAGTTGGAGCCTGTCAGACAGAAAAGGTGGCGTAAGCCCGTTTAGAGCTTTAAAACCAATAAGATCTTTTTCAATCTCGtctttgactgacaggtgccCGACGCAGTGATTTCAAACTTAATCTCTGGGTTTGTCAGAACAGGTGCTGCTGCATCTGAAGAGACTCGTTTGAAATAAAGGTCCAGTCTGGTTGGCCCGTGACCTGGAGTCGGTTCTTCCTTGTGGCTCCTCTCTGATCGGTTTCTCCAGGGAACTGGATGATCTGATAACGGCTTAGTCTTCTTAGACGCTGACTAGATGATGGAGACTGGCAGAACTACATCTAAACCTGATCCTGAACTGCTTTTCCTGGTAACTGGACcctgtgttttttatgtgtctttAACTCTAGAATCCCACTAGTCCAGTTCCTCATGCTTTGAGGTcgaacaacagaaacacaaggaactGGACTGGTAGGTTCCTAGGAGGCCACTGGATAAGTCCAGGGTCTTTTGTGGACCACGGTCCAGGGGTAGTCTAcaggtttttgttcattttttttgtttgaggatCATATGGAGACAAGTTTGACCAGTGTCTCAATGACACCGTCCACATCTTAGCTTCATCCTAGAGCCACAGCTCATGGTCTcctcaggaccaggacctggttcctggtcagaaagaaaacaagccaGACTAGAACCTAGAGTCCAGGACCCGTCGTCCTACAGATCCTCCTGAAGGACCCGCTCATGTAGCTCCTGACTGAGGtcaatcattcagtgtttggagaatatctctcctcctcttctttccaccatgttctcctctctaagcctcttaaagttctcctccctgctctcagcacatctcactgcagaaccttctttaggaacctttcatctctACCTCCATCTAGGAACAAATCT
This sequence is a window from Mugil cephalus isolate CIBA_MC_2020 chromosome 9, CIBA_Mcephalus_1.1, whole genome shotgun sequence. Protein-coding genes within it:
- the LOC125013732 gene encoding P2Y purinoceptor 14-like, translated to MNNSECRDVVVMSQTHALAVVYSLVFLVGLLLNGFTLKVFFCRSQQQQRSSSLSIYLKNLVAADFLTCLCLPIRIIDYESSSVPVHHVFCSFGASVFYLNMYASILFIGYIAANRYLKIVHPLGTHVLQKVRAARILSMVTWGFLLAMTATYILMSNLSQGPQDSNKVRCEAMHDKHLSVLYKVIHSCSAAVFLLVLVSLVFFYYRISRRLSQAQQRQLASSGSKKLEKSQRNMLVLVSVFCVCFVPYHLLRIPYAFMEGWHCSESLEILKRLSIVLSVFNVCLDPLIYFIFCKTFRAQLNLRRMFSTAKQSTARAVNEAKIRGWEEFSEAMEEDY
- the LOC125013733 gene encoding olfactory receptor 6N1-like translates to MMMMNSSQVSSFTLSGYTDTGLFRFPLFLVVLLLYVLIVAANVAVMLLICVNRSLHEPMYMFLCSLFVNELYGSTGLFPFLLVQILSDLHTVSAPLCFLQIFCVYSYACVEFLSLVVMSYDRYLAICFPLQYHTCMTPQRVALLIAGSWLFPFVAIVVLISLSAPLQLCGNIINNVLCGNYSVVKLACYDTSINNIYGLIYTMLSVVLPLFLILYTYVKILRVCFSGSKQTRQKAISTCSPHLASILNFSFGCCFQIIQSRFDMSAVPSVLSILLSLYFLSCQPLFTPLIYGLNTTRIRAAWRRLFRPERR